In the genome of Phycodurus eques isolate BA_2022a chromosome 22, UOR_Pequ_1.1, whole genome shotgun sequence, the window TCCCACTGATGTGGTTGCGTGCGGGCGGAGTCTCCTCCACCGCCTCCACCTGCGCCTCCTGCTCCTCTTCGTCTTGGCCGCCATCCTCGTCGAACGGGTTGGAGCCCGCCGGCGCCGCTTTAGGAGGCGCGGTCACGCTAATGGTGCGGGACACAGTGAGAGAGCGGACGCTGGTCAAGCCACACATGATGCCGACGACCGTTTTCCACGAGGGAAGACTCCCGCGTTATCCCTCTGACTCACTGACCATGCAGAAAGCTCCTCCCCCGAAAGCGGCGACCGTCCAATTGCGGCTCAGCATTCCCGAAGGGTTGCGGGGAAGCTGCCTCATTCTTTCCGCCACTATCCAAATCTTGTGACCAAAAGGAGCTTTACCCTCATACGGCTCAGCGAGTTGAAGGCTATTTTACGACACACAACGCAACTTCCTTGCTATATGACGCCCCTTCTTTGTTTTGGACTGTGACGTCAAACAACTGAGGTTCTACAGCTCATTatgcaaattttaaaaagtattattttaaaacagtgtttcccaaatgCTACTGATTATCCCATGGTTTAATCGgttgaaaaatgattttgtatCATGAAACATAATAATGTGCACGTCAGAtgtgttatttttgtccactttgagtcaccatcctcacattcCATTGTAGTATCTGTGTCTTTGAGTGTGTACGGCTTTAAAATGAGGGCGGGGCGGGAACTGTAGAGTTGACCGGTTGTTAACTGGCTTACCCGTAAACCAGTCTGCATGTTGAGTGACTTGGGGTgagttgtttgtttgatttcatcattattttaataTCTAAGCTTTTTCGGTTGGTGgtgtttttgtaatatatatatatatatatatataaaatatgtgccttggttcaatAAATGTTACGTAACACTGATTTAGAGGCTTGTTAATGAATGAAATGGCGATTTATTGAATTGAAAACTAGATGTTCCACTGTAGTGTCGGTAGTGTACTTtcacattcaaaacaaattaaGAAGAAAAAGGCTGTTCCGCAAACTGCGGACTAACCCTGCAAcattttttgtgccattttattTCCCTATTTGTTCATCCAAATGATTAAAACACGACTACACCAGCAACTGCAGTATCAACTCAAGTAAAACACAACAGTCTGTTCATGTAGGCACACTCGAGTGAATCGCGCCGAGTTATTCCGTAAACAAGGCTCCTCGGAAATGTAACTTTTGGGCCTGTTGCGGTCAACACAGCGCAATCGCCAAGCTCTTCTTTGAAGACGCAAACACGTCGTATGCAGGTCAAATGCTTCCCATGGCCCACATTCCCCACATTAACTCCTCTCGTGCACTTGTGACATACGATACTTGCGTGCGTACATATGGCTAGTGGGGTTTATTCGAGTTCACTTTCCGGTGCAGGTGTTTACTTTGTGTAAACCGAACATTCCAGCACCTTATCGTCGCGCAGCGTCCAACGGCGTTATTTCCACATTGCCGCTTTGGCACGCGTTCAACTATGCACCATAGACGTCTTTCCCAACAAACTGTGACTGCGAGTGTTTGCGGTCGCCGGGGAAACAGCTGCACAAGTGCCGCGTCGCACCGCGAGGAGCGCGTCTTAAGTAAGCCTTGAAGCGCATTCCTGCGCAGGATGTCGCCATGTGTTGTTCATAGATAAGCTGACACAGAGGGGGAGTATTTGTGTCCAGACGAGAGCCactaaaaagcagagatgcagcACATACCCGCTGTCGTTGGTCTCGAGAGGCTGGACAGGTTGGTCGGCTCCAGTTTGACTGATGCCCGTCAGCGTGACGCCCTCGGAGGGCTTCTTCGTCCCCCTTCTGCTGAGCGTCCGGTTCAGGTCTATGGACCAGTCCTGGGACACAGAAACATAGCTGAAGGTCCTGTGGTGGAGGATAATCCACAGACAAACGTGTTTAAAAGGCGCTACATTGGGAACAAGCCAGCGCAGTGCACTCCAAACCAACAGGGGGCAGAATATTTTCAGTGGACGAGCACAAGCGTGTTCTCAATTTTAGCAGCAAGTGCAGCAAGGTACGTAGTGTAGTTCGCATCCTTCACCTGCTgagagggaggaagaaaaagaaaaaagaaatctccccaccaccagaagTGAAGCCGGAAGTTTGTGGCCCCTTTCACACTCCCCGCCGTTAACGGGAGAGCCGACAGAACTCCCTGAAGCAGGAAAGTGCGCATTCACACGGCCGCTGCGACTTCACGCAATGCGCATCATTACATGCATGGCGACAAAGGGACGGCGAAGGGTCGCAGTCTGCACAAGCGGCTACGCCCGCCGATCGTGACTCAagatgccagaaaaaaaaaaaataatctgtctTCGATGGCCAGCGTGAGAGgggcttttgtttattttggatAAATTCCCCAGGAGACCGTTGGGACGCTCGTTCATCTGACTTATCACAAGGATCAGGTCTGCCTTTGTTGCGGTATCATGTGACAAGCCGTGTAATTCGCTGACACGCGAGTGAACTCGTGTGCTCAAACGCGCACACAAATCAAAGCAGCAAGGAGTGGGAGTGTTAGCGTGAATGAAAAAGGATCCCCTccttcaaaaaaaacaagataaaatAAAACCCTCCCCCTCTCGTGGCCGCCGTGATAAGGAGAACGGTCATCCCGTGCAGGACTCACTACAATGGACCTTCTCTTAAAGGAGCGAGCGCGGGACCAGTCCAAGTTCTGGAGGAGAGGGGAGGCAGGTGCAGAACAGGATTAATGTGGCGCGAGTGAAAAGCAGCCATCACCGACATGAAATGATCTCTTAAATTCCTGGGAAAGCGACTCGTTCGCCAAACTTGAGAACTGAACAACTCTGGTAACAACACTGCAGCGCATCACCTCAAATTGTGGCCAGTTCATGGGCATGCCAGGGCCGTGATTGGACCGGAACCATTTCAGGTCCTCGTCAGCGTCCGTGGCGGCGATGGTGTCTTCTAGCGTGTGGTAGATTGCCTGGAACCTATTGAGGAATAATtttagttgcattttttttttttttttttttttgctggaaaGTCGGCCGTATCCGTGACCTGTGATTGGCGGAGAGGTCCAAGTGCTGCTTGACCTCCATCAGGAGCTCCTTGAAAAAGCGAATGCGTTTGTCTTCAAACTGCTGCCACTGCTCAAAGACCTGCTCCATGTTCTCCATGTACTGAGGCGTCAGCTTGTCCAGCTCCTCCAGGGACTTCTCATAGCGTTCCTTTGTCTGGAAATGAAGAAATGAAACCGTTTATGGAAGGGCTGCCTTGAAGGAGGGGGGCGGGGTCGTACCTTTTGTGCCTCCTGCTGGCACTTCTCCACCTTCTCCTGGAGCTTCTTCTGCGTTTCGGGGTTGTTGTTGCTCTCCAGCTTGCTGTTGGTCTCCCGGCTGGCCGCCAGCTTCTCCTCCTTGCATGCGGAATGGTACGACTTCTTCATGGTCTCAACCTGGGAAATTGAGTGTTTTCGCTTACTTCTGTTGCGCAAGGTGGCTGTTACTATTAATAACGCTGTGGTGATGACTATTATGGGCTGGTACGAACACGGTTTGCCGCACACGTGTCGTCACAAGCGGTGATGTCAATTGCGTGGAGGTGGCAGCCTGTCATTTACCAGTGCCGGTCATAAGCCTCACTTCCTCCCGCCCAGCGTTCTGCCACTTGCCCCCCCATGGCTACAAATCTCTATTGTTCACAGCCTGGCCAGGATGTCCCCGCCCCCTCCCCggtgacatcacacacacatacacacaggatATAAGGCCTGTGCAGCGAGGAATGTCGGCAACTAAAGCAGAGAGTGGGGGGGGGACTTTTTGGATCTGTCAGAGCACGGCGCTTCCTGTCAGCTGCACCTTCCCAGAGTCGGGATGGTATTTGGCAACAGAAAGGCGCTGAAGAGTGCTGCTGCAGCATGCAGCGAGCACAACGGTGACGTCAACGCAAGGGAAACATCGAGCCCGGTCAGCCATGGGTGACTACCTGCCAGCTGTTCCCGGGCGACGCGATTATGTCGCATGCCCGCTGCGTACCTCTTTGAGCTTCTTGGCCCAGGGCTTCTGTGCCTTGCGGAAGCCGTCGTCGGCCTCCTTGGTCTCCTTAAAGCCGCCGATCATCTGCTTGTGGTAGGCGTCGCGCTGCCAGTTCTTCAGCTTCTCGTGGTCCTCGCCCATGAGCGCCGCCTTCACCTCCATGTGCAGCTCGCTCACCTTCTCCGCCTCTGTGCACAGAGACGACCACGCCCGCTCCAGCATGCCGTACTGGGGCCCTGGCGGAGGGGAAAGGCTCGCTTCAGTCGCGTGCCGGAGTGGAAAAATGACAATACAGGACGTGGTGAAACAGATATTTTGTTCCGCCACATAGACACGATTACACTACTATTTTTATTAATAACTAAAAATGTACGTTTGTAAGTAACAATTCTGTGTTGACCAATTAAAAGAGAACACATGCTATAGATAATGGATGAGTTTTGAGCATTGAAAAACGCATACTAAGCTACACTACCTTTCTCTATGACCTGCCTCCAGCGCTTGCCCCACTCGTTCAACTGCTGCGCGTACGATTTCTCGATGCGCGCCCGCTCGTGGATGCAGGTCATGAGGTCGTTGCACAGCCGGTTGCCGTCGTCCACGCGCTTCACCGTGCGCTTGTAGTTGCCCACCTGACAGCGGAGAAACAAGAGAAATCGCAGCTTCGCGTCGTGTTTGGCATTCGGGTGCGGTCCGTCCTCCTCACCTCCCAGAAGCTGTCGCTGGAGACGTCGATCATGGAGCCGTCGTAGGAGCCCGACATGGCTGCTGCCTGGAAGTCACAAGTCGCCtggacacacacaggagaagGATCATCTCGTTTCGATGTGAAATAACATTCTCTGTCTCATACGCAAATTTGCACCAATTTATTTCTATAGGAAGTAATGCGTGAACCATTAGTAACATGACGCTGTGTGTTAAAATGAATTCTGCGAAGCTCCGAGGCAGTGCTATTGCGCTGAGCATACTTTATTGCTTTCACCTGACACGAAACAGTGAATAGGGGAGGTTTTCAGCAGATAGAAGAtacatttccccaaaaatctgtgaatatgcaaatatatatgcaaatatgcagtatatatatatgcagtatatatatatgcaaatatGCAGTATAAACATACACTGAATATTGTGTGGACTCGGAAGTGAGGAAGTGATCCAACTCGTCGCAAATAGGACATAATGGAGGGAACAAGCCAGGTAGTGCtagaaaattacaaattaaaatgtgtgaGGGAACAGTTCCGCTTCCTTCAAACACAGACAAGTCTCTGTTTGCGCCTTCTCCTTGTCTCCATCAATTCAACGCACCACCCAACCACGAAGACAGCCTCTCTTTATTCCTCCCATGCACTCGTTCGCCCTCGCTGCAGCTGCCCTCTTCACATCCGAGACACTTCACCAAGTTTTCGCCTAATTCCAGTCCTGATAACAACCTGGGATAACAAGATAGCAAATAGAAAACTGCGATTTGACACACACATGCTTGCTGAGTGGGAGCGAGCCGTCTTTCCGGAGGggacgcatgtgtgtgtgtgtgtgtgtgtgtgtgtgtgtgtgtgtgtgtgtgtgtgtgtgtgtgatgctggCTGGTCAGTGACCCGTAGTGCGCAGGCCAGCCTGGACAGAGGGTGTTATTGTGGCCACATGCACAACTCGTCCACACACACTCTGAAGCTATagactcactcacacacacacacaaagaaaagtgATTGTAGAAGCCTTCTCTTTTCTGGCGGCCACGTCCGACCTAATCACTGGCCAACGGGAACCAAAAGCCACGAGTGCAAACACAGTTATTGACTCAGCCGAAGTCTGAAGTCCAGCGCCTCGCTCGAAAGATTCAACACTGTGAGAAGAGAGAATGTCACGGTGAAGGTCGGGGTTGGTTGCACACAGTTGTCACTGTTGCGATTCGCCAAATGTGAAATCCCATCCGCGCTGCGCTTAATTGAATTTCTCTCCAAAAATTGGCCGAGTCGTGCTTTGTAGATTATGTAATCAGACACAATGATGGCCACTCGAGACCCAGTGGCCCAAACCTGATGGAATTTTGGTGGACTGAAACGGAACATTGACTCAAGAAGTCATGTTTTGCCCACACGCGATGGCAAAACTGCAATCttttgcaatttagagtcaccaatctGTCTTGTGCTTCCTTTGGTAGAAATAGGACAGAATCTCGAGGACGAGTTtatctttaaaatacaaaatgagcctTAACTCAATGAGTCAATCAAGCAGCTGGAGGGGAATGACTACGAGATCAACTAGGAACTCATTTTGTACCCTTTACCTGTGGAAGTGTTCCACTGAGGGCCAATCAGACCTGATGTGAATACTGAAAGAGGAGCCACTGGGTtcgaaaaaatacaaaaataaaaatcatgatgACCAgttacaaaagttaaaacaataattttatcACAGTAAAGAGGAAGCTCTGTTTCcgcttcctttttttattttttttgcacaaaaggCCGAGATGATCCATCCGGAGATGTTGCTAAATCCCAGAAACACCAAAAAGTGCACGTTCCCATGACAGGGGGAAGGTTATGACCTTGAGTTTGTGTGTCCCTCTGCGACAAACAATCTTTGCTCCACAAAGCCATTTGTTCTAGCATTTTCCACTGCGCTGGCCAGGAGCTCGCCGAGGGAAACTCGGCGTTCCACGGCAGCGGGCGGACGAGGAGAGACCACGCCGGCACTCTTTCCTGGGGAAGCCCCAGCATCTCCTGTGATGTATTCAATGACCTTTTGTCACATCAGAAACATTTCCCCCCCTTATATTAGCCACTAGTTTAGTTGATTTAGGTCCACCTTACGGCACCTTCAAGACGGATTTGAAAGTATATTAATCAACACATTCATACTAATATAAGCAGACATTTCCCTTGAAGAGGAATAAGGAAGTAATCTTTCACTACTGTTTTAACAGGGCAACACCACTTTATGATTCTAATATTAATACTAAAGCACCATGGAACAAGATCAAAGAAGTTCAACGAAAACCTCAAACGCGCCTCATTATGACCTTTAGTGATAGGGCAGGTGTTCCTAATGTTTTGTCCAGTGAATGTTATGCTAATGGcggttgggtggggggggggggggggggggctcaatgACAGAACATGGAGCAGGAGGTGAAGTGCCCCGCCCTTCATCGCTCCACACAACTTGATTCAATTATGACCCATCATTTGAACATTTATCGATCCACTTGGAAGTCCGATATCGGCACATTAGGACGCCCCGGGTTGAGTCCACGTCACATCTGTCAAAAGTTTCAACACTCGTAATGTTAACTAATGGCAGCATTTTGTGTTataatccttttttttgggggggggggggtattatcCACTAGAATTTAGTGAAAgagatgtttttaaaatatcgcGAATAAACTTTCTCGTTAGCCGACCCCCTCCCTCCCGATCGTTAGCAAATTAGCCAACCccattaaaaagttaaaatgaacaaaataaacatgtcgCTGTCCTCTTACCTCGGACGCGTTCGCTCAAATCGATGAGTTTATATCCAACAGGCTGATTAATTCTCTCGCTGGTGCCTGTTTAAAGAGagttaaacctttttttttttttttcggaagaGAGAAGCGGCACCAGCAGCGAGCGACAAGAGTGACACCGCCGTCAGTTGCCCGAAAATGTCTGACAACACATCCGGTTACGATCTTGGTTTCAAAATAACACGAGAAGGGCCGCCTGTTGCGTTTGATCCGAGTATTTGGGCGCTGGCCTCCGACTTTATTCTGAAACACTAGAATGGTGTGACGTCACATCCGCGAGAACCAGCCTGAGGTCCCACACAAGTTTCCATCCAGCTATGCGCAAAGTAGCACTTCTGAAACGTTTATAAGTTAATATATGTATTCGTATGTTAATTCTTTTCAACATTAACATATGTTTAATACTGCAGATGTACCAGCTAATATTGAGTATTTAAGCAAATAACCGCACTGACTAAACAAGCcagtgttgacatttttaaaggGCCATGAcaccaaaacaacacaacatttcccccttttttttttttattttttttttttaaccatgctGAAGTGATAAGACCCGAAAGCGTgttgaattaaaatgttatattttgtaAAGCAGATGCATTGGTAGCGggcaaataaaatgacattccACAATAGCAGTTGTAGGTAAAATGAGGCACAAtccaacataaaacacacaaaaaaatactttgttttggaGTCCATGATGTGTAATGATGTTAAAAAGTGTGTCACTTCCAGGTGGCCGCAGCAGGGCGGACGGCGGAGCTGCCCTTGGCGCCCTTTGACCCCAACGAGTGACCGGCTCGGCTCCGGTCGTTTTCGCCCTGCGCCTGCTCTTCGTCGTACCTGCACGCATAAATCATCAGCTGTCACTGTGGAagccttcgatagctcagttgggagagcggaggactgtagagctaaagcacaggtgtccttaggtcgcgggttcaaatccagctcGAAGGAGTTGCTTTGATACAAAGTGagcctgtgattttttttcggATTCCTTGATCTGAATAAGTCTGTAATAATTATACTGCTACATTCTCTGAACATCATCATCCTTGAAGACAGATGCGAACCAGCGACCCAAGGATGCCTTGCACTACCACATCTGACAGTGTTCCAACTGGACgagttactaaaaaaaaaaaagaaaaggaaaacacacacatactccttcgagccagatttgaaccagcgacctaaggatgtCTGATAACGCAACTACAGTCCTCCGcgctaccaactgagctatcgaaggtgACAATGTAAAGTCCGTAATTCAGTTCTCGGACATGGCATGGCGACCACTCGTTACACCGCGGCAATGATTTCTGATTGCGGGCTCACAGAAGTTCGTAGTTCCCCAGGGCGTCTCTCGGCGGGCTGCGGTTCCAGCGGCTGTCCGGCATCTCCCCGTTGGGCGTGACGATGTTGAGGGTGTCGTTGATGAGGTTGTACTTGAGGATGCGGTCGTTGGCCGTGCTGGATGTCAGCGACGGGGACGCGTTGACCTGGAGTCACGTTTACATGGGAGTATTATTGAGATCACCGGTTTAATTCAAAGAGGTGTGCTACAAGAATATTAAAACCAGTCAAAATAGATCAGAATGACGCCTGTGTGCATTGGAGGGCGCTAACTAGTGAGAGTTTTCCTCTAGACATAACAACAATGTTATGTGTTCAAACAAGGATCTGCCTTgggggcatttaaaaaaaaaaaaaaaaaacaaaaaacgtccaATCACTGTGCAAGCACAGTCGGAATCTCAAGCCTCTGCGCTATGCTTTGGAAAAACAAAGTATTCTTGGAGTTTTGCTGATAAAATCAATCGCTATGTCTTT includes:
- the pacsin2 gene encoding protein kinase C and casein kinase substrate in neurons protein 2 isoform X5 codes for the protein MSGSYDGSMIDVSSDSFWEVGNYKRTVKRVDDGNRLCNDLMTCIHERARIEKSYAQQLNEWGKRWRQVIEKASLSPPPGPQYGMLERAWSSLCTEAEKVSELHMEVKAALMGEDHEKLKNWQRDAYHKQMIGGFKETKEADDGFRKAQKPWAKKLKEVETMKKSYHSACKEEKLAASRETNSKLESNNNPETQKKLQEKVEKCQQEAQKTKERYEKSLEELDKLTPQYMENMEQVFEQWQQFEDKRIRFFKELLMEVKQHLDLSANHRFQAIYHTLEDTIAATDADEDLKWFRSNHGPGMPMNWPQFENLDWSRARSFKRRSIVDWSIDLNRTLSRRGTKKPSEGVTLTGISQTGADQPVQPLETNDSGVTAPPKAAPAGSNPFDEDGGQDEEEQEAQVEAVEETPPARNHISGKTQDVKTLRQRRGEDPRLVGRGHGRQPFLGQRRRQPVRGRADLAGAVGAGPGAVRLRGPGAG
- the pacsin2 gene encoding protein kinase C and casein kinase substrate in neurons protein 2 isoform X4, which encodes MSGSYDGSMIDVSSDSFWEVGNYKRTVKRVDDGNRLCNDLMTCIHERARIEKSYAQQLNEWGKRWRQVIEKGPQYGMLERAWSSLCTEAEKVSELHMEVKAALMGEDHEKLKNWQRDAYHKQMIGGFKETKEADDGFRKAQKPWAKKLKEVETMKKSYHSACKEEKLAASRETNSKLESNNNPETQKKLQEKVEKCQQEAQKTKERYEKSLEELDKLTPQYMENMEQVFEQWQQFEDKRIRFFKELLMEVKQHLDLSANHRFQAIYHTLEDTIAATDADEDLKWFRSNHGPGMPMNWPQFEDWSIDLNRTLSRRGTKKPSEGVTLTGISQTGADQPVQPLETNDSGVTAPPKAAPAGSNPFDEDGGQDEEEQEAQVEAVEETPPARNHISGKTQDVKTVSGVARTPDWSDEDTAANPFSANGDGNPFEDEPTSPVLSVPVRALYDYEGQEQDELTFKAGDELTKIGEEDDQGWCKGRLKGGQIGLYPANYVEDIQ
- the pacsin2 gene encoding protein kinase C and casein kinase substrate in neurons protein 2 isoform X1: MSGSYDGSMIDVSSDSFWEVGNYKRTVKRVDDGNRLCNDLMTCIHERARIEKSYAQQLNEWGKRWRQVIEKASLSPPPGPQYGMLERAWSSLCTEAEKVSELHMEVKAALMGEDHEKLKNWQRDAYHKQMIGGFKETKEADDGFRKAQKPWAKKLKEVETMKKSYHSACKEEKLAASRETNSKLESNNNPETQKKLQEKVEKCQQEAQKTKERYEKSLEELDKLTPQYMENMEQVFEQWQQFEDKRIRFFKELLMEVKQHLDLSANHRFQAIYHTLEDTIAATDADEDLKWFRSNHGPGMPMNWPQFENLDWSRARSFKRRSIVDWSIDLNRTLSRRGTKKPSEGVTLTGISQTGADQPVQPLETNDSGVTAPPKAAPAGSNPFDEDGGQDEEEQEAQVEAVEETPPARNHISGKTQDVKTVSGVARTPDWSDEDTAANPFSANGDGNPFEDEPTSPVLSVPVRALYDYEGQEQDELTFKAGDELTKIGEEDDQGWCKGRLKGGQIGLYPANYVEDIQ
- the pacsin2 gene encoding protein kinase C and casein kinase substrate in neurons protein 2 isoform X2, producing MSGSYDGSMIDVSSDSFWEVGNYKRTVKRVDDGNRLCNDLMTCIHERARIEKSYAQQLNEWGKRWRQVIEKGPQYGMLERAWSSLCTEAEKVSELHMEVKAALMGEDHEKLKNWQRDAYHKQMIGGFKETKEADDGFRKAQKPWAKKLKEVETMKKSYHSACKEEKLAASRETNSKLESNNNPETQKKLQEKVEKCQQEAQKTKERYEKSLEELDKLTPQYMENMEQVFEQWQQFEDKRIRFFKELLMEVKQHLDLSANHRFQAIYHTLEDTIAATDADEDLKWFRSNHGPGMPMNWPQFENLDWSRARSFKRRSIVDWSIDLNRTLSRRGTKKPSEGVTLTGISQTGADQPVQPLETNDSGVTAPPKAAPAGSNPFDEDGGQDEEEQEAQVEAVEETPPARNHISGKTQDVKTVSGVARTPDWSDEDTAANPFSANGDGNPFEDEPTSPVLSVPVRALYDYEGQEQDELTFKAGDELTKIGEEDDQGWCKGRLKGGQIGLYPANYVEDIQ
- the pacsin2 gene encoding protein kinase C and casein kinase substrate in neurons protein 2 isoform X3 codes for the protein MSGSYDGSMIDVSSDSFWEVGNYKRTVKRVDDGNRLCNDLMTCIHERARIEKSYAQQLNEWGKRWRQVIEKASLSPPPGPQYGMLERAWSSLCTEAEKVSELHMEVKAALMGEDHEKLKNWQRDAYHKQMIGGFKETKEADDGFRKAQKPWAKKLKEVETMKKSYHSACKEEKLAASRETNSKLESNNNPETQKKLQEKVEKCQQEAQKTKERYEKSLEELDKLTPQYMENMEQVFEQWQQFEDKRIRFFKELLMEVKQHLDLSANHRFQAIYHTLEDTIAATDADEDLKWFRSNHGPGMPMNWPQFEDWSIDLNRTLSRRGTKKPSEGVTLTGISQTGADQPVQPLETNDSGVTAPPKAAPAGSNPFDEDGGQDEEEQEAQVEAVEETPPARNHISGKTQDVKTVSGVARTPDWSDEDTAANPFSANGDGNPFEDEPTSPVLSVPVRALYDYEGQEQDELTFKAGDELTKIGEEDDQGWCKGRLKGGQIGLYPANYVEDIQ
- the pacsin2 gene encoding protein kinase C and casein kinase substrate in neurons protein 2 isoform X7, with the translated sequence MSGSYDGSMIDVSSDSFWEVGNYKRTVKRVDDGNRLCNDLMTCIHERARIEKSYAQQLNEWGKRWRQVIEKGPQYGMLERAWSSLCTEAEKVSELHMEVKAALMGEDHEKLKNWQRDAYHKQMIGGFKETKEADDGFRKAQKPWAKKLKEVETMKKSYHSACKEEKLAASRETNSKLESNNNPETQKKLQEKVEKCQQEAQKTKERYEKSLEELDKLTPQYMENMEQVFEQWQQFEDKRIRFFKELLMEVKQHLDLSANHRFQAIYHTLEDTIAATDADEDLKWFRSNHGPGMPMNWPQFEDWSIDLNRTLSRRGTKKPSEGVTLTGISQTGADQPVQPLETNDSGVSGVARTPDWSDEDTAANPFSANGDGNPFEDEPTSPVLSVPVRALYDYEGQEQDELTFKAGDELTKIGEEDDQGWCKGRLKGGQIGLYPANYVEDIQ
- the pacsin2 gene encoding protein kinase C and casein kinase substrate in neurons protein 2 isoform X6 — its product is MSGSYDGSMIDVSSDSFWEVGNYKRTVKRVDDGNRLCNDLMTCIHERARIEKSYAQQLNEWGKRWRQVIEKASLSPPPGPQYGMLERAWSSLCTEAEKVSELHMEVKAALMGEDHEKLKNWQRDAYHKQMIGGFKETKEADDGFRKAQKPWAKKLKEVETMKKSYHSACKEEKLAASRETNSKLESNNNPETQKKLQEKVEKCQQEAQKTKERYEKSLEELDKLTPQYMENMEQVFEQWQQFEDKRIRFFKELLMEVKQHLDLSANHRFQAIYHTLEDTIAATDADEDLKWFRSNHGPGMPMNWPQFENLDWSRARSFKRRSIVDWSIDLNRTLSRRGTKKPSEGVTLTGISQTGADQPVQPLETNDSGVSGVARTPDWSDEDTAANPFSANGDGNPFEDEPTSPVLSVPVRALYDYEGQEQDELTFKAGDELTKIGEEDDQGWCKGRLKGGQIGLYPANYVEDIQ